ttcacccaaaaaagtacCCACCCAATAGTTGTTTTTCTACtctgtgaaaaacaaatatgGGGCATACCATTTGAGGTTTTCTTCCTAAAAtctacttttattaaaaatactactattattaaaatctactttacacaaaatgacaaaacattatttttgggGTGAGCTATTATTTTAAGGAAATGAAGAATTACTTGATCTTTTATTCAAAAAATACTAAGAGTAAATTGTAAATTGGTAAAGATGGTAAGCACTGACGCCATATCAAAAGTGGAGCCCTGGAAAGAGGGTTTGCGCAGCACGAACAGTGTAGCAGCTGTGTAGGGCGGACGAGGGTTCGAGTCATTCCAGTATCGATCCCTCTCCATCATTGGCAGATCTCCATACATCTCATCTACTGCCATCATAGACACCTTCAAacccacacaaacaaaaaacatcttcATTCCTGTTTATAGTCTCTGTGTTGTGAATAAATTGATTAAGTAATGAATCAATTATGAACGAATGAAGGACAAACAGCACCTGGAAGTTTCGATCAATCAGCCAGTTGGTCTcaaaatcatcatcatcctctccAAATGGATTTATGAGCTGCTCTGCAACCtgatgtaataaaataaacggtatgtgtgtgtgtgtgtggggggggggggggtatgTGAATACACAATGGAGGAAGGAGCATCTAATGAATATTAGCACTTGGGTGGGTCCTGACCTTCAGCCAGCCAGCATAGAAAAAGAACTGCAGAAGGGTAAAGACGGGAACATAAAGGTCAAGGTCATGACCTGGATGACCCTGGCTAGGGTCTAGAAACTGAcatccaatcaaacacaccagGAAGAAACTGTACACTGCCAGAGTCACAACCTGTGGTGGGAAACAAGTAAATAAGAATATGAGTTCATGTTCcatcaaacatatttttatcaATCAGATGTAGAGTATCAGACCTGTGTGTAAACCAATGGTACACTGATCATGTCATAGTGAAAAAGCATGCTGCACTTCCCTCGGAAATCGTTCAACTCCTGTTAGAGCAACAGACTACAGAGTGTAATTTCTGTCACTGATATTATCATGATAAACACTTTTCACACTATGACAgactatattttgtttattggaGTGTGAATTACCTCAATGAGGAGTTTGTAAGTATTATCATCTTTAACTCTGCCCTCACAGCGAGCGACTGCAGCCAGGTTAATGAACCACACACAAGGGACCCAATACTTATTATAGCGTGAGTGCAAACTCTCAAACTTCTTACGCTCCTCTCTTGTCATAAAACCTAGAAATAGAAAGACATTACTGAATATTATGCCATGCTATAAcccatatattttttaataatctacATTGTAAAAAACGTAAGTTTGCAGAATTTTTTcggttatttttttacaaattatccacgtataatgtcaaaaaaactgtaattttactaaatttcctttttttaacagatttttcatttattttttaaaacatggtCAAAACAgggaaaactgttatttttcgttttatttctgccccagctgccggaaaatgttcgtttttacagaatttttttacagtttatatttgaaaaaaattcaaattttatgtttttttacagtttacatttgaaaaaaatctagttttatgtttttttcacaGTTATATTTCGGTCAAAAATCATAAAGTAACgaaaaaaagacttttatttgtcttttacgCTTCAGTTCACATCAGTTacctaaaaaagtaattaattactaatgaTTACTAGACCTAATactcaatgtttttatttaaagtcccagtgaaattaaaattacaatgcctatgtTTTCATGAAATTTTAATTGCAGCGTtaattgtaaatagcttaccaatgtgggtcattctctttttaaaatttgtgtgccctcataatctttagttaaaatctaaaaatgcacttccttcctgtaatgactatccctcttaaatcatgttagacggcttgggcggagcatccataactcctccccttcaactgtcagtctgctgccagttccatttaaaaatgcaacagctgttttaataaatccagtcaaattgcagagaaagacgaaagccacgcccagtatttttctcattttaaattccatttcactcggaaatgcctcaaaatacggaagtaaaaacaatcgcaacttccggttcacggggactttaaattacatatactGTCTAAAAAGTAATTGCATTAGTAACTATTTCTTAACATTTGTATCAACCTTGACATGGATAATATatctgaaaattattttaaagagcCATTATTACTAATAAAATTGTGTAATGAAGTAATTGAGACTTACTTTCATTTTATCAGGTGAAATGTAACTTAATTTCAATAATTAGTTACTTAGTAGCCTACTTCGTTATACACCAAGCACCTTGTAAACGCGCGTTACCTGCTTCAACCACGTGATCCATAGTGGGGAATCTTTTGAACACGGCTGTGCTGACGGAGCGCAGGATCAGAATCGCAGACAGACTCGTGTAGCGCATCAGCGTGCGTCGCAGCAATCTGCCGCGCTCGTCCCCGCCCTGCACTCCCCCCGAGAGCGTACACATGATCCTGTCCGGCAGCGGGATCGAGGTGTACTGATTCCACCATCGGTTGACTATTAACGTCACGTAAAAACCTGCAAGCAACATCAATCTAAATTGTAAGGGCAGttgtggtctaatggttagagagtcggactcatgaccagaaggttgccggttcgattcccagggccggcgggtaacaactgaggtgccattgagcaaggcaccttacccctacttgctccccgggcgctgtagtgatagctgcccactgctccgggggtacatgtgttcactactctctggatgggttaaatgcagaggtcacatttcgttgccttgtacatgtgcaatgacaataaattgaatctaaataaGTGTATTACGTAATATTAGTTTTGGTTGGAAACTGAGCATAACATataacatttaacaaacataCAATCAAAACTTAGTGGCTTTGCTGTTAGAGTGTTCGTACCTAATACAAAAGACATTGGGATAAGACTGGCATAGTTGTTGCAGTATATGGAAAGcctttcaaaatatctcttcTGATCATCCACCAGAAGAAATCTGGAGAGAAAATG
This sequence is a window from Triplophysa rosa linkage group LG4, Trosa_1v2, whole genome shotgun sequence. Protein-coding genes within it:
- the best2 gene encoding bestrophin-2, whose translation is MTVTYTARVANARFCGFSKLLLAWKGSIYKVLYKEFLAFFAMYTAISITYRFLLVDDQKRYFERLSIYCNNYASLIPMSFVLGFYVTLIVNRWWNQYTSIPLPDRIMCTLSGGVQGGDERGRLLRRTLMRYTSLSAILILRSVSTAVFKRFPTMDHVVEAGFMTREERKKFESLHSRYNKYWVPCVWFINLAAVARCEGRVKDDNTYKLLIEELNDFRGKCSMLFHYDMISVPLVYTQVVTLAVYSFFLVCLIGCQFLDPSQGHPGHDLDLYVPVFTLLQFFFYAGWLKVAEQLINPFGEDDDDFETNWLIDRNFQVSMMAVDEMYGDLPMMERDRYWNDSNPRPPYTAATLFVLRKPSFQGSTFDMAIPKEEMNFQPLEEIAENLEESVKRNGNLALFNRLLSSAPSPTGFMGGALRRTSAQLQRLTRPLSPDPSFSDEEAEREESMRRSEGKVGSTPSVLGLDTTQSTICSCGGLINTHPPLSVVEFNKQEHEEEREQSCFKNNEEENKGAMISEKESLVPKIPPPTLQTSTGRNQQRQHQPPTTDPQSLLALDQGMPHLSTSGPNNCSVPDFFSFQLINDQAEVMTPNAKAESGVSLLSLQSLEVLAISDDFERADGGRLKMITLNI